The genomic region TTCTTTGCGCTGCAGAACAACAACATTCTTGTTCATTGGTGGGGGAGTGAACTTGATCATTGCCCTTTGGCATCATGCCCTACTGCACCGGGCATTACAGTCAAAGGCTGTCCTGTTTTTTAGTAGCTGTAGATAGATCAAGTAGTGGAACATAGGCATAAGTGATTGAATCTTCAAAGCTGAGGGAAGGAAAGTTGTAGTTTACTTGCATACTCTAGCAAAAGGGAAAAGGATGGTCTCCTACTTTGATATTCAACAGATGAAGTTTCTCATTTAGAGGAAATGAATTGCTATTCTGATTTCATATTAGCATCTCTTATTTTTTTAGTTTTGCTTTTAAACACTAAAGATCTTCAGCAGCACTAGTTGAGAAATAACAGGAAACCAAATAAAACAACATAAAATTATAAAATTTCACAGTCAGTACCCCAATACTCGAGAGAAGCTCCTAATATTGTGGTTTTGTTTGTATGTTTACAGTCAAGAATGTCTTGTAGGCTCTCACCGGATCGTATCCTTTCTTTATTTACCCTTTTACTACCTCCTATTCACTGAACCAGAATCCCATCATTCCATCGAGTACGACTTTAATCTTGCATTTCTTTCAGTGATATTGACATTTTTACCTGAAATGCTTATGTTTGATAAAGTTTGGCTAAAAGGGGAACAAGATAATTTCCTAGTGTTGTAGCAATGTGACTTTGTCAAAGGTAGGTTAGCTATCACCCAACCCCCTCTATATGACAACTACCCATCTAATTAAGAGCTTATGGAACGAATCTGATGATCCATGATCATGTCAAAGGAAACATAAAGCAACCAAAAAGAGTTGCCCAAACAGTTGAATGGAAAGAATTTCAAGTTTCCTAGTGAAAGAAGAGAACAGTAGATAAGTGCAAGTAAGAGTCTGTATGTGAAAGCAGTCGGATCAATGGGTCATTAAGCAATGGCACTGCGTGAAAATACAATCTTGAAGTTTCACCTGGTATCCTTCCTCAACATACTTTGAGCCATTAAAATGGCTTCACTTTCAAATTCATATAAACTAACCACATAAAAGGGATCTATCGAGTCCACGATAGTCGTTCAGTATGTTTATCTCTGCAAGGACTTGTAGAGAACCACTGTCACATACTTTGCTATAAACCTCTCTGTTGTGCCAAGAGCGACCACAGATGGGCCACTCTTCCCTCTCTGCATGTATAAATGATTAAGTACAACATGTTGAGGTCTTGATAAAGGAGCAGGCATCTCCATGCAAGATGAAGGGGCATTGAGCAGTGTCATCTGCAGATGTGGAGGTACCAATGGCGGCTCCTTCGCAAAATCTTCAGATCCAAGCTGCATGTTGCTATAACTTGAGTCAGGGGACTGGGGAGGTTCAAAACCAGAAATGCTTCCAATGTCTTCTGGAACATAATCCTGCACAACAGAACTGAATGATTAGCTTCATGGACTCAAGCATCCAACCATAGTTTTCCCAACAAATTTTGATCAATGATACTTAAGAGTATAGGTCAAGTCCCCAAATGAACGTGTGATTTCAGTTAAAGATACACAAACTTATTTACCACATGCATTTACAGAAGTGGTTCAAAGCTAAAACTAACACAGAAACAATTAATCATTAGTCCATTTGTAACTTTCAAGGAGGTCACTATTTCTTTGATGTGCTACAACTACCTTGGAGAAAACTTTCTCCTGATACTAAACATGCATCCCTAAATTTACATCAGTTGAACACCATTTATTATCTGATGCTTTTTTTTTTTTCTATATTTTTTCCTGAAAAGTAACATATGCTTGGCTTCAAGAATGGACTAACCTCACAACCTAAGGCCAACAATGATGGAAAAGGGCCTTTTAAAACTCACAGGAAGAGGCAAAGATAAGACCTTCACAATTTCTTTTCATTTGCTTCAAATATTTTGGATGAAAACTTTTATGAAACAGAGCTGGATAGGAGAACGATGAAGGTCAACAACCAGTCCATCTTAAAGCCAAACAGAACCTAACTTCCAAGTTGAATATTGATGTTGATACCTAAGTGTGAAAATACACAAGTGTGTGTGTGTGTATTGATATCTCAGGAAAAACTACTGTAGAACATGGTATCATTACCAAAAAGAAGATACTGGAAGATATTGTATCTCATGCACATGCTGACATGCTAGCTAAAAAGAAAAAATCATGTCCTGTGTCTACAAAACTACAATCACTGCTCAATAGCTAAAGGAAACAAAATCAGAGAAAAAAATCCAGCACTTGCATTATAAAAATTCCAGCCAGCATGCTGAAAAAAAATCCCAGTCAAATTTCAACAGAACTCGTACACAAAAAGAAATGCAGTATTGGAATGATTATTATAATCTCTATGTTGCACCTAGCTTTTAGTAGCTACAGAAGATCAAACTCTGTAGAGAAGTCTATGAACATTAACACCTGATAGAATCTCAATAGAAGGTTTTGCAAGTAATCGGGTCTGGCTATCATTAGGTCATAAATATATGCAAGCCTTCTATACTAGGGGTGTCATACTCATATCCCTCACAGGTTTTCCAGTTATCAATTTCAAACCAACGGACTGTAATATTCATATTCATATGTGTTAACCTAAGAAGAGATAGCAATAGTTACCTGCAAGTCCAAAAGGTTGTAAGAATTTCCAGCATCATCGTGGGACAAAGGCAAGTCAGGAGCACACCTCCACTGCCCATCAACAACAAATCTATACTGGTAAACACCGGATGGCAGTACTTTCATAATAGTAAAGTCCTTCCCCGATCTCTGTAAGGCCAACCTGAAAAACAAGATGGACGAAAGAATTTGAGCAGGAGTACATGCAGTGCATACTAAACGGATAATAAAGAAATTTCTTTGTCCTGAAACCTTGTCTTCCAATCATCCCATGATCCCTCCACAGCTACGTCCTTCCCACCATAGCTCCACGTAAACATGGTTGGAATTCCTTGCTCACAGGACATGTCTTCGTACGCTGAAGTTTGCATCCACGAGGGGTTTGGGATCTGCATCTCATCAGGTCTTTGTAACGGAACAACAGGCACCTGGAAAAAGAAGAACAATGAGAATTGAGCAAAAGGAATGAAATTTTTATTGCCATAGACGAACAGTAAGACAACGAGAATGTAATTTCAGAGGAATAAGCATATCATATATCCTTCAATATAAAGACAGGCTACCAATTGGAATCACGGTAATATTTTAGTATTAGAACCAAGTAGTGCTAGATTCATGTAAAAAGCTAATCTTTGAATCTCAGGGGATTCTGAACCTGCGAATTCCTGTAAGAATTAACCATATTTTTCTTTTCCTACGCAGATAATTCAATGATCCGAAATAGAGGCTTCTGACAAAGCACCACACAGTCAATGCAGAGAAACATGAAATTGCATCAAACAATCTTGCTTCCTAAAAAACTAAGAGCTTTCTAGAATAAATAAAACAGGGATTTTGAAGTAAAATCTAGGAGAGGAATTAATAAAAAGCAGATAGATAGATAGATGATGGGAATTGAATTGACACATAAAATAGAGATGGGAAAAGGAAAGAGAAAGGGAACTGACTTGGGGAGTGAACATCAAAGGGGAGTGAGTAGCCCTAGGGCTATGAGGAGGTGACTGGCCCATCAATTCAGCCACCACCGCGCCTGCGCCACCGCCGACGAGCGGAGGGTGACGACCCTCCTGGGCGGTGCCGCCACCGGCCTCTTCCTCGGCCGCCGCCGCCGATGGGCTTCCGCCCCCATCTTCTCTCCCATTCACATTCCCCATTACGACGACGACGACGGCGATTCGTGTTAGGAAGGGCGGCAGCGGAAAGATTGAAAATTGGGATTGGAATTGGGAAGGTTTGGGGGAATTGGAATCGGAGATGCGAAATCAGGAGCAGGAATTGGTGTGATTTGTGGGGAGAGGGGCCATATGAGATGAGCGGAGAGAGCACTAAGGAACAAAGAGAGAGAAGAAAGTGAAAAAGATGTGTGTGTAATCGGTAATTAGATGAATGATGATGAGTAATTAACAATCCCCCCGACGAGTTTGGAGGATGGATCTAATGGTGGCCCAATCATGCTCTCTTCACGTCATCATCCTTCCTCTTCTCTTCTCTTATTATTCACAAAGTCCCTCTTCTTTTCTTTCTTTCTTTTTCTCAACCCCCAAAGCCAGGAGCCACACAAGACTAATGAAACTACTTGCTTCTTTTCCATCATCACAGTCATGTTAAATTTGGTAAAGTCTCGCATTCTTAGTTTCTATGTAATTTAATGATACACAAGATTTTATGAATCATGTAGGGTCACATTACTCGATTTTTTACCGAATATAGTTCAAATTTTACAACATCATATTCGTCTTTACGTCCAGAATCTCAAATGTCAAAAATACATCGATATATTATTCTATGTTATAATTTTGATCACTAAAGATTCCTTGAATCTACATTGTCGAAAAGTATATCTTTAGACAATGAGTTCCAACTGTAGGGAGCACTTTCTGAGCCCCAAGAGTAGTTGAAGAATATGGTTTAGATTTAGCATACACACTCATAGCAGATAGTATTAAGGTAATCATGATTAGAAAAAATGGACTTTTTTTATGATGGGCTTTTGCTATAGATGGACTGGGTGGCAGGCCTCCACTGGGTAAAAAAAAAGCAAAGAAGCGAGACCTGAAAAACGGGGAAAGGCAGCTCCCCACAGCACTGCCTTTGTTGTTGAGCGCGGCATTTCAGGCAACAGCGAGGGCAGCAAGCAGCCCTCGTGAGAGTGATCAGTCTCTACTTTAGGAGGTACGTTTGTCCCTTTTCTCTACCACCTCTTAATCCTTTGGGCTTGTCACTTCACTTCACTTTTATCTATTCCACATTGATTGAGTAATGCCAATATCGACACTGGCGCTCAATCATAGCCTTAGCTTAACCAACCCAGGTTCTAAAAGCCAGCAACAACACACCTCGGTTGTGTCTTGATTCTTGAAAGCAAGGTTTCAACTTTTTCACTGATAAGACCAAACAGACGTGAACCGATAGGGCGGAACATGGAGCATCTGGTGACGGCGACGCCGAGAGAAAGTCGAAGAGATCCAAGAGTCTTTATTTTTTTTTTTTTTTTTTTTTTTTTTAAGGTGGACCGTTCAGCCTGCCTACGCCCAGCCCGCATAGGTTCCGCCTAACCCGCCAAGAACTCAGCCTAGCCCGCATAGGCCCAGTGGACCTTTGCTTTTTCTACACATCGCAGTCGAAAGTCAGTATTGCCCCGTCCAATTTATTTACAGACGCGTTTCCGGACATTTCCGACGCATTTCCGGTCATTTCCGCATAGGCCCAGTGGACCTTTGCTTTTTCTAACACTGCGGTAGAAAGTCAGTATTGCCCCATTCAATTTATTTACGGACGCGTTTCTGGACATTTCCGACGCATTTCCGGTCATTTCCGGCGTATCCGATAACAGATTCGGATACAACCGGATACGTAATTGGATCATGGGGGCAATAATGACTTTTCTGCTGATGTTTAGCACGCGCGTATCCAACTTGCTCTCACACACTAGTTTCTTGCCAAAGTCTTTACAGTAGCGAAAGAAAATTAAGCGGTGGAACTAATTCCAAGTTGCTTTGGGTCTATCTTTTGTCGTCAATTTGAGTTCTTGATTCTTAATTTTCAGGTAACCCAAAATGCAAAGCATTAGAAATTCAATCTTGTGCCATGTGAGGATTGGGACTTCACCACAAACAGGGAATGCGCTTAGAAGTTTGAGTCGCCATCTGTGTGCGTCAACAAGCACCAACACTGATCAGGTTTTGGACAGAGTGGTTGGACTGGTGAAGAAATTTGATAAAATCGATTCTTCTAAGGTACTTGTTTCTTTCTTTCTAGTTTGAGCTGTGGTTATTGACTTATCCATGATCTTCATAGTTGGTATTGTTTGAATGTGAGAAAATTGATGTGCCAATGTGACACTTGAACACAGGTTACAGAAACAGCTGATTTCCAGAAGGACTTGAGCCTCGATAGTTTGGACAGGGTGGAGCTTGTTATGGCCTTTGAGGAAGAGTTCTCCATTGAAATCCCCGAGGAGAAAGCGGATAAGCTCACCTGCTGCGCTGATGTTGCAAGATACATAGCTTCTGAAGCTGATCAGAAGAGTGCTTAAAGTCGTGAGTCGGTTGTTTTATGTAGGGTGAACAAGTGTTTCTTATGTTTTTCATTTAATGTCATTGAGTCATATCATCTAACTTAAAATGTTGGCAAACCTCAAGGCTGGTTGATCGATATCACATCTCATATTGCAAAACTTATATGATATTTATGACACAAAGCCGTGGCCTATACAACAAATATGAGGTTTTGTAGCTTTTACATGCATGATCTCTGTCATGCTATGAATTTTAAATCTATGCACACATGATTTTTGTGATCACACTTTTAGCTATATACATCTGATAAGTAGAATTCAAACCACTCTATCTCAGTGCTGTGACTCAAGCGCCGTCCAGATGAGCTGTGGCTCTTTATCTACAAACAATGGGGATTACATCTGTTTGTTGTTGCTTGTTTTCTTGATGCATGCTTGTGGAGGCTTAGGTGTCAAATTCTGGAATCTTATCCTTCCAGCACTGTAAGTTCTAATACCATTACCAACTGATGATAATTTCAGCCCCTTGTGCCTCTTTACAAATGCTGCTTTGCATTGTGTGTTCTTTGGTACCCGAATTACTCTAGCGCAACATAGTTTGTCCAAGTTGGGAACTGCGTGTAAATCAGAAGGTAGTTCAATCATGAAATCTCCGTATTCATCAGCGACACCTAGTGACCGACTTGATTTCCTTTTTCTCCCACCCACACGGCAATTCACAGACACCACAGCACCTGCAGAATTTGACATAAACCAATGATGTTGATTATGTTAGATGGTGCTGACTGCTGAGTATCAGCAGCTGATATCTCATTGCTAGCCAAAATTATAACATGATTTGCCTGTCAAATAAAAATGCTGGGGCTGTAGTTTAAATGAAATGTTCTGTATGGTTTGTCAATTTAGATTATAATTACATGATTTTCTTACATTGAATTCAAATAGAGATATCCTTTTCAATTGTTTTTCAGCTGAATGGTCGTTTTCAACAGACCATATATCAGACAAATTAAAGAATAGCATAGATTGAAATGATGTTTTTGCTTTGCATTAAAGTCATATATATGCCAAGTTAATTTTGATTCTTTATCAAAGTTGATTGTGAATTGCTTTCTGTAAGGTCGGGAGTAACTGTAAGATGCTGATATGCTGAGGTCTGGTTCCAGTTTCTCTACTCTACATGCTGTACAAGCACCGTATGAATTGTCTTTAAAGAAATCGATCATGTCAAAATCGTTTTAGGAGTCGTTGATTTTCACTGGTTCAACGTGCACAACAAAATTTTATGTGATTGCTTAAGAGAGCAGTTATATATGCAAATGCAATATTGGCATGTATATACGAATGTAGAAAGGAATGTTTTGAATCTTCATGACAAAACTAAAAGAGAAAAAGGAAAACGATCATTCATATATACCTAACCTCAGAATTAGTTTATGTGGGTTAGAGAAACTATCAGTTGAGTTTGGTTTTTAAGGAGTGGTTGTTTCTCCTTCTGATCGGGGACAAAATATAAAATGTATGTTTATCAATGGATATAATATAGTTGACCAAAATCAATCCCAAATAAATAAAACATATATGACCAAAAGCAAGAAATGGAGTAAATATGTTGTAAGTGTTACCTATTCTTCAAACTGAATCAAGCTTGTTAGAAATGACGCATGGAGCGTTGGAGCATGGATTGAATTGCAATGATTCAAAAATCGGGGTGAAGAAACTGATACATAAACTAATCGACGTTTTAGGTTGGATTCTCAATATGACAGACAATATTGCCAAGGCCTCGAAAGTGAATCCTAAGTAATTACATGTTTTCAAGCTAGCTAGCCAAGAGTCTAAGACCATGGCCTGTTCCAGCAGTAGCCTATCATTAATTTGCATGATGCATCTCAATATATAAGAGCATATATAAAAACCACTCAATGTATCAAGAACGATGATCGATCACATTGCAGTAATGATATTACTCGACCAATTAAACTGAGTAACTCACGTACATAACTGTCATAACTACATATAGATGCATCATGTATTGTAACTATACAGATCCATAGGAAGAGATAGACGGAAACGAACCAGTTAATTGGTAATGGAATATATGATGATGATGATACATGTATGATGACATTGTTGCTCATACTTAAATATGCATAACAAAATAGATCAACTTCAGAATCTGAGAATCTCATATGTATATATAAGAACTAATTAAACTGATTACCTGAGACAGGCCATGCATGAAGATGAAGCTGATGAGCTTGTTCATGATCATCAGACAGGCTACACGCCTCTTCACAATGGACGGAGCCAGTAATTAGAACTGTAGAAAGCTTCTCTTCTCCGTATCCAGCAATCTGCACCAGATCTTTTCGGCTGGACAGCATCTGGTGTAACGGGTTCTGCTGCTGCACTGCTACTTGATCATGATCATCCGACATGCAGACTGTGACGAGACAGCAGCAGATGAAGAAGAAGAGGATATTGTAGTAGTACATATTGATGCTATTCCTCAGAAGCTTGTGGTGGCCGCAAAAGTATAAGCTCATCTTATTTGTGCTTGTTTTACGTTTAATATGATCGATGCAGGAATTAGTTTGCACACAATAGCTAGCATATATAGAGGAGGCTCCTCGCTCAAAAGCTAGCCGATTCCTTGATATAATTAATTGGTTTCATAAGCAATCCATTTTCTATATTGATTATCCTCACAAGTTACCTCTTCGCCCTCCCCAAATCCTCTTTGCCTGTCATGATCATATCCCCAAATTGGTGTCAAGGGGTTTCTTCGGTCATTTTCTGTAAGAAGTTATGTTGGAAATAAGAAGAAGGTGGAGTAGAGAGGGCAATGCAAGGAAGAATTGAAGTAGGAGAGTTAGAGGGGAAGTTAATTTGTTGGTTGGTAGCCTACTCTTATCTTGTACGTATTCTTTTGTTAAAGACAGATTTTAAGGGGCAAAATGACACATAATCTGCTTTACTTGACTGATTAATACCTACAGCTTAATTATTCATTCGACCCTGCAGACATATTGTTCGCCTTCAGCTGCAGACTTCAGACTCCAGTAATCAACAAGCAGCTAGCACCTGATCCCTCCATATTTGATATTTGTTAGCTTAGGTAGGTTTGAAAACATGATCCAACATTCTGAATATTCGTACCTCGCATACCTATATGTAACTCACATTTGTATATATACTTGTTTTCTCTAATTTTCTGGGTGGGTAACCCCATTACACTTACTTTGCAACCATCTTTAATTAATTGTTGCATACTTGCATATTTTATATTAGTGACAACTGATTGTTCAACTAAGTTTCCCAAGCATACCAAAATTCCAAAATGGATTACAACTTAGAATAATGATTCTCTCAGCTGGTGATTAAGAACCAAAACTACCACATATATAGAGGTAGGACAGAATTAATCGATCAAGCTAATTAGCCTATCTAGAAACTTTTGCATAATATTTCGATTCATATTTTCGCCTTGTCGCACAAGTCTCTTGTAATTGGAGAGTGCAAATCTGCAGCTAGCTGGCCACAAATGGTCCAGCAATGAATATATGGCCAGTCAGATTAATGTTATGATAAATATGCGATCGATGTTTCGACAATTGCTGCCGATCAAATATTAATGTATGGCGGCATAATTAAGCAGGGGGAGCAAACAAGGGTGATTAATAGTGATTAGGACAGAATATTTGCGGGGTGAGTGACTGACTATTACGGGTTGATTAAAAAGGTTAAGGAGTCTTAATTCATTCTTCCACACACATCTTATTATAATCAAGTTTAGAGAAGGACATGCGTCCAGTGGCTCAAATATTAATTTTGATTGTTTTCGGTTTTAGGATTAGATGGAAATGTTATGAAAGTAGTTAACAACTTGGCCTATTAGCTCAGCTGGTTAGAGCGTCGTGCTAATAACGCGAAGGTCGCAGGTTCGAGACCTGCATGGGCCAGTGTTTTTTTGGTGCTTCTTTCATCACAACATGAACCTTCTGGATTGACTAGATAGAATATTAAAGGGATAGAATCAACCTCGTTCCAATGGTTCCATACTTCCATTACAACATGAAATCTTTGATTGAATAGAATATCAACTGAGGCTAGAATCACACTTCAACTTTACTGCCTACTCAAGTACAAGTAGCTTTTCTCTCCAGAAGAACTAGTCATAGTTACGGGAGAAAGTCCAGAATACTCCCCCTCCATTTTTGCTCTGCATATATCAGCATTGTACTTTAGAAACTCTTTGGTCTGGACAAAGGGTTGAGCAACATATTCTTCAAATGGCATCCACTGAAAGCCATCACAAACAAGTTAAAAAAAAAAAAAAACATAGTTAGGATCGAGCTAGTTACCATCTGAGTAGCTTGTTCAGAGTATAATTAAGTCAAATGCCCTCAGTTGCAGACTTGCAGTAAATGAATACATAACAATCAGAAAGTAGTTCATATTTTAATTATCTTCAAGATATATACTCTCTAATGTAGAAATCAGATGAAGGTAATAATGGTTTTTGAGTCAAGTTCACAATATATATTAGTTTCATTCAAATGATAAAACTATAGAGTTTATATATTCTTGACTACTTAGTACCCCTGTCTTCACCAAAAGTTACCTGGGCTGCTTCTAACTCTTGTTCTTGCTTCTGGATGTCAAAGGAAAGGGCTCGCAACAAGCATACAAAAAATAAATCTGATTTCTCAAAAAATGACTTGTGGCTTTGACTGCAAC from Fragaria vesca subsp. vesca linkage group LG3, FraVesHawaii_1.0, whole genome shotgun sequence harbors:
- the LOC101301078 gene encoding acyl carrier protein 3, mitochondrial-like — translated: MQSIRNSILCHVRIGTSPQTGNALRSLSRHLCASTSTNTDQVLDRVVGLVKKFDKIDSSKVTETADFQKDLSLDSLDRVELVMAFEEEFSIEIPEEKADKLTCCADVARYIASEADQKSA
- the LOC101300601 gene encoding uncharacterized protein LOC101300601 isoform 1, which encodes MSLYFCGHHKLLRNSINMYYYNILFFFICCCLVTVCMSDDHDQVAVQQQNPLHQMLSSRKDLVQIAGYGEEKLSTVLITGSVHCEEACSLSDDHEQAHQLHLHAWPVSGAVVSVNCRVGGRKRKSSRSLGVADEYGDFMIELPSDLHAVPNLDKLCCARVIRVPKNTQCKAAFVKRHKGLKLSSVGNGIRTYSAGRIRFQNLTPKPPQACIKKTSNNKQM
- the LOC101300319 gene encoding SNF1-related protein kinase regulatory subunit beta-2-like, with protein sequence MGNVNGREDGGGSPSAAAAEEEAGGGTAQEGRHPPLVGGGAGAVVAELMGQSPPHSPRATHSPLMFTPQVPVVPLQRPDEMQIPNPSWMQTSAYEDMSCEQGIPTMFTWSYGGKDVAVEGSWDDWKTRLALQRSGKDFTIMKVLPSGVYQYRFVVDGQWRCAPDLPLSHDDAGNSYNLLDLQDYVPEDIGSISGFEPPQSPDSSYSNMQLGSEDFAKEPPLVPPHLQMTLLNAPSSCMEMPAPLSRPQHVVLNHLYMQRGKSGPSVVALGTTERFIAKYVTVVLYKSLQR